The genomic window ATTTTCTGTTTTATAAAATCCAGGTGAACTCTTAAAAGAGTTTATAGTATTTGAAAACTCTTTAGGTATGCTCTCACCACTATTTTTTCCATGCATAACATATGTTGAAAATAGCGTTTTTTTATTTTTTAGATCAATTACAAAGAATCTCTCTTTAATTGAAGATTTTGTAAAATCAACTATAGTTATGACATCCTCTTTTACACCCTTTATTTTTTTCATCCCCGTAATCGCATTTGAAAAGGTTGTAAATTCCATTTTATTTGTTAAATTTAATTCTTTATATAGACTCTCTATTGAGTTATTTGGTGAAAAAGCAAAATTATTTCCATTCTTCAGTTTGATGTTGTCTATCGAAAGAGTTGGATCTAAATTTAATTTTTGATTGATTGAATAACTTCCTACCGAAGCCATAGTAGAGCTAACTAAAGTCAAGAAAATAAATACAATATTCTTTACCATTAATACTCCTTAATATTTTTCTATTAACTTAGATTATATATGAATATTTATAATTAGTAAAGGGGTTTTATTCTTACATCAAAAATATCTTTTTTAAAAATTTTGCTACTCCATCTTCATCATTAGTCTCAGTTATATTCTTGACTTTATTTTTTAAGACTTCATGAGCATTTCCCATCGCCACACCTATACCAACAGATTGTAGCATTTCCAAATCATTGTGTGCATCTCCAAACGCTATACATTCAGACATTCTAATTCCTTTAGTTTCTAAAACATTTTTAAGTGTTGCTCCTTTATTAACGTCCTTATTTAGTATTTCTAAATACTTATCTTGAGAATATGTAAAATAAACTGTATCCTCTAACTTGTCTTTTAATTCTTTCTCAATCTTTTCTAATATGTGGTTCTCATCAATTATAATACTTTTAATCATTTTGAAATCACTGAATGTATCAAAAGATTTTAATACAGGTTCTAA from Cetobacterium sp. ZOR0034 includes these protein-coding regions:
- a CDS encoding murein L,D-transpeptidase catalytic domain family protein — translated: MVKNIVFIFLTLVSSTMASVGSYSINQKLNLDPTLSIDNIKLKNGNNFAFSPNNSIESLYKELNLTNKMEFTTFSNAITGMKKIKGVKEDVITIVDFTKSSIKERFFVIDLKNKKTLFSTYVMHGKNSGESIPKEFSNTINSFKSSPGFYKTENTYNGEYGYSLRLEGLEKGINDKAKERAIVVHGSQYAKPKPGAKKLDRSLGCPAIPKEISDKVINKIKDGRLLYIHTNEKSYVQKSSLI
- a CDS encoding Cof-type HAD-IIB family hydrolase, which encodes MEAVALDLDGTLLNSQKEISQENRAILKKLSSNGVEILIVTGRPYPMTKKIAQSLDFPVSVICYNGARVINLKTDEIIYEKVLEEEQVLKIIEFCRENKKDLNLFQNDIWYVENLESYGTKYYKNNSKLEPVLKSFDTFSDFKMIKSIIIDENHILEKIEKELKDKLEDTVYFTYSQDKYLEILNKDVNKGATLKNVLETKGIRMSECIAFGDAHNDLEMLQSVGIGVAMGNAHEVLKNKVKNITETNDEDGVAKFLKKIFLM